The following proteins are co-located in the Leptospira weilii genome:
- a CDS encoding MBL fold metallo-hydrolase, whose amino-acid sequence MQNLNQVSKGPILFQKMIAADWAVERSGLINLKDPKASVLKSGDEPIQIYFYVIDHPKFGRYLIDTGIAKVFRKDPKEWPISAIIVSLMNTQALKVRLTADEWLNKNPKKVEGIFMTHLHLDHILGSADFQPNVPMYIGPKEATNKRFLNLFVQKTTNQLLGENPALHELSFQESQEAPSFRTLDFFGDQSLLIFHMEGHTKGSLAFLVQSESGYQLVLGDSCHTSWGWENNVTPGDFTEDQEMNRISLDFLKNLVSKFPEIQVHPGHQSIIVNSN is encoded by the coding sequence TTGCAAAACCTAAATCAGGTTTCAAAAGGCCCTATTCTTTTTCAGAAGATGATCGCTGCCGACTGGGCTGTGGAACGAAGCGGACTTATCAATTTGAAAGACCCGAAGGCGTCCGTTCTAAAATCCGGAGACGAACCCATCCAAATCTACTTTTATGTGATTGATCACCCCAAGTTTGGGAGATATTTAATCGATACCGGCATCGCAAAAGTTTTTCGGAAAGATCCGAAAGAGTGGCCAATCTCTGCGATCATTGTGTCCCTAATGAATACCCAAGCTCTCAAGGTTCGACTGACTGCGGACGAATGGTTGAATAAAAATCCGAAGAAAGTGGAGGGCATTTTTATGACTCATCTGCATTTGGATCACATTCTAGGAAGTGCGGACTTTCAACCTAACGTTCCTATGTATATCGGTCCTAAAGAGGCGACCAATAAAAGGTTTCTCAATTTATTCGTTCAGAAAACCACCAATCAACTGTTAGGTGAAAATCCGGCTCTCCACGAACTAAGTTTTCAAGAAAGTCAAGAAGCTCCCTCTTTCCGTACCCTTGATTTTTTCGGAGACCAATCTTTATTGATTTTTCACATGGAAGGCCATACTAAAGGAAGTCTTGCATTTTTAGTCCAAAGTGAATCAGGATATCAGCTTGTTTTGGGGGATTCTTGTCATACGAGTTGGGGATGGGAGAACAACGTGACTCCTGGGGATTTTACGGAAGATCAGGAAATGAACAGGATAAGTTTGGACTTTTTAAAAAATCTGGTTTCAAAGTTTCCGGAAATCCAAGTGCATCCGGGACACCAAAGTATAATAGTAAATTCTAATTAA
- a CDS encoding nuclear transport factor 2 family protein, which yields MKSAAEVTKEFYEAFQKKDAAKMGLLYSDSVIFNDPVFSNLNATEARGMWQMLVSRGKDLELKFGEIQSDGDTGRVTWEANYTFSKTGRKVHNVIRAELVCKDGKIVKHTDRFGFYRWSRQALGLPGLFLGFLPFLRNKVKTEARRNLDLHLKRQK from the coding sequence ATGAAATCTGCCGCCGAAGTTACCAAAGAATTTTATGAAGCTTTTCAGAAAAAAGATGCCGCAAAAATGGGTTTACTCTATTCCGATTCCGTAATTTTCAACGATCCTGTTTTTTCCAATCTCAATGCGACCGAAGCCAGGGGAATGTGGCAGATGTTGGTTTCAAGAGGAAAGGATTTAGAGTTAAAATTTGGGGAAATTCAATCCGACGGAGATACCGGGAGAGTAACTTGGGAGGCGAACTATACTTTTTCGAAAACCGGCAGAAAGGTGCATAACGTAATTCGAGCGGAGCTTGTATGCAAAGACGGAAAGATCGTAAAACATACCGATCGATTTGGATTTTATCGTTGGTCGAGACAAGCTCTAGGCTTGCCGGGTTTATTTTTGGGATTTCTTCCTTTTCTTCGAAACAAAGTGAAAACGGAAGCCAGAAGAAATTTGGACCTACATCTTAAGAGACAGAAATAA